A genomic segment from Orientia tsutsugamushi str. Boryong encodes:
- a CDS encoding DUF2660 domain-containing protein gives MIYKIRKSKQSKNNYIQRGDAIAQKDYAQARSVVHKLSLKQLTEMSWQFLYDITKTILKRFSREDQEEVMKIGSKLHEMGVKYEHQITNNIIYQPHQNIAVEKTTNRGKSH, from the coding sequence TTGATTTACAAAATACGAAAATCTAAACAAAGCAAAAACAATTATATACAACGAGGAGATGCAATAGCACAAAAGGATTATGCTCAAGCTAGATCTGTAGTGCACAAGCTATCTTTGAAACAGCTAACTGAAATGTCTTGGCAATTTTTATATGATATAACCAAGACAATCTTAAAAAGATTTAGTCGTGAAGATCAGGAGGAGGTCATGAAGATAGGTAGCAAGTTGCATGAAATGGGGGTGAAGTATGAGCATCAAATAACTAATAACATTATCTATCAACCTCATCAGAATATTGCAGTTGAAAAAACTACCAACAGAGGAAAAAGTCATTAA
- the virB9 gene encoding P-type conjugative transfer protein VirB9, producing the protein MRNSNNQISFFIILLTIIMLPFRAMAIREPKPTAIDSRIRVMTYSPNDVFKFTGYYNYQGCIELDKGEEIVNLSMGDPNAWFIQEFGNRIFIKPIKDDATTNMLLITNKRTYFFELHAEEVQNINDSNMIFNVKFLYPDNEKSNSTNLVSLTSEVDLSHPENYNFYYTISGHQEIAPIKIFDDGDFTYIYFRDKNVVMPTVYIVDDRKKESLVNFRISTKNPNLMIVEQVSLRLSLRLGKKVVYVFNEALLSK; encoded by the coding sequence ATGAGAAATAGCAATAATCAGATTAGTTTTTTTATTATATTATTAACTATTATAATGTTGCCGTTTAGAGCGATGGCTATTAGGGAACCTAAGCCTACAGCTATTGATAGCAGAATAAGAGTAATGACTTATAGTCCAAATGATGTGTTTAAATTTACTGGGTATTATAACTATCAAGGATGTATAGAGCTTGATAAAGGTGAAGAAATTGTAAATTTATCAATGGGAGATCCAAATGCATGGTTTATTCAAGAATTCGGTAATAGAATTTTTATAAAACCTATCAAGGATGATGCTACTACTAATATGCTTCTTATTACTAACAAACGTACTTACTTTTTTGAATTACATGCTGAGGAAGTACAAAATATTAATGATTCTAACATGATATTTAATGTAAAATTTTTATATCCTGACAATGAGAAGAGTAATAGTACAAATTTAGTATCATTAACTTCAGAAGTAGATTTATCTCACCCGGAAAATTATAATTTTTACTATACCATTAGTGGGCATCAGGAAATAGCACCAATAAAAATTTTTGATGATGGAGATTTTACTTATATATATTTTAGAGATAAAAATGTTGTAATGCCAACAGTATATATAGTAGATGATAGGAAAAAAGAGTCGCTTGTAAATTTTAGAATAAGTACTAAAAATCCTAACTTGATGATTGTTGAACAAGTATCTCTTAGATTATCTTTAAGATTAGGAAAAAAAGTAGTATATGTATTTAACGAAGCGTTACTATCAAAGTAG
- a CDS encoding UbiX family flavin prenyltransferase: MYKQNNIVVAITGASGAIFGIKALELLKNHGIATHLIISKAAALTISIETKFTIKDVIKLSTFYYKNSDIAAAISSGSFKTCGMIVAPCSAKTLTSIAQGYEDNLIVRAASVNLKERRRLVLMFRESPYHITHLENMSKVTNIGGIIVPPVPAFYNKPADIEDIIEYSVGRALDLFDLDINLNRWKS, encoded by the coding sequence ATGTATAAACAAAATAATATTGTTGTTGCTATTACTGGAGCATCTGGAGCAATATTTGGTATTAAAGCTCTTGAGTTGCTAAAAAATCATGGTATTGCTACTCATTTAATTATCTCTAAGGCAGCTGCATTAACTATCTCAATTGAAACTAAGTTTACGATTAAGGATGTTATAAAGCTATCTACTTTTTATTATAAAAATTCTGATATTGCAGCTGCAATATCTAGTGGGTCATTTAAAACTTGTGGTATGATTGTTGCTCCTTGTAGCGCTAAAACGTTAACTTCCATTGCTCAAGGATATGAAGATAATTTAATTGTAAGAGCAGCATCTGTTAATCTAAAGGAAAGACGACGCTTAGTATTAATGTTTCGAGAATCTCCATATCACATAACACATTTGGAAAATATGAGCAAAGTAACAAATATTGGAGGAATAATAGTACCACCTGTACCTGCATTTTACAATAAACCGGCAGATATTGAAGATATTATTGAATACTCTGTTGGCAGAGCACTTGATTTATTTGACTTAGATATTAACCTTAATAGGTGGAAATCATAA
- the ybeY gene encoding rRNA maturation RNase YbeY, with translation MKIKAALIRQHPIWNNHNEINLCYVKKIIKTTLCHNVFAKLQLVQQAEVVILLTNDHEMQNLNFTHRKINKPTNVLSFPDQVLDWQNLSTLDIQDNYIYLGDIAFGYNSISKEAVEQQKTFINHFTHLLIHAILHLLGFDHQHDSEAIIMEELEVNLLAKFSIASPY, from the coding sequence ATGAAGATTAAAGCTGCTCTTATTCGACAACATCCAATCTGGAACAATCATAATGAAATTAACTTATGTTATGTAAAAAAAATTATAAAAACAACTCTATGTCATAACGTTTTTGCGAAGTTGCAGTTAGTTCAGCAAGCTGAAGTTGTAATTTTATTAACTAATGATCATGAAATGCAGAACTTAAATTTTACTCATAGAAAAATTAATAAACCAACAAATGTTCTATCATTTCCAGATCAAGTTCTTGATTGGCAAAATTTATCTACTTTAGACATACAGGATAACTATATTTATTTAGGAGACATTGCATTTGGATATAATTCAATTTCTAAAGAAGCAGTAGAACAACAAAAAACTTTTATTAACCATTTTACTCATTTGCTAATACATGCAATATTACATTTACTAGGGTTTGATCATCAACACGACAGTGAAGCTATAATTATGGAAGAGTTAGAAGTTAATTTACTTGCTAAATTTAGTATAGCATCACCATATTAG
- a CDS encoding virB8 family protein: MDNSEIAVDIKNSKYFQDAYRWYKAKYLYPFLHRSVVFIILALLLLLIVLSIINVYSLLPVTQSLKYIISVDEKFNAAAKITPADQVLKNPLQSIVKILAESYVVKRESYNYNQLASQFQYIKNRSTRGIFRQFVNYMSLQNYQSPVLRYQKTAKRKIKILSSVFLNNDELAVYFHSCAIDDKGNMVEDMKWKANIIFETDQVNLNAASGSIFKFFVTDYKITLLQNNNEK, from the coding sequence ATGGATAATAGTGAAATAGCAGTTGATATTAAAAATAGTAAATACTTTCAAGATGCTTATAGGTGGTATAAAGCTAAGTATCTTTATCCATTTCTACATCGGTCTGTAGTATTTATTATACTAGCGTTATTATTGCTATTAATAGTACTGAGTATAATTAATGTTTATAGCTTGCTGCCTGTTACACAATCACTAAAATATATTATTTCAGTAGATGAAAAATTTAATGCTGCTGCAAAAATAACTCCTGCAGATCAAGTACTTAAAAATCCACTTCAATCTATAGTAAAAATTTTAGCTGAAAGCTATGTTGTAAAACGTGAAAGTTATAACTACAATCAACTTGCTAGTCAATTTCAATATATCAAGAATAGATCTACGCGAGGAATATTTAGACAATTTGTTAATTATATGAGTCTTCAAAACTATCAGTCTCCTGTATTAAGATATCAAAAGACTGCTAAGCGTAAAATTAAGATTTTGTCATCAGTATTTCTTAATAATGATGAGTTAGCTGTATATTTTCACTCATGTGCCATAGATGATAAAGGTAATATGGTTGAAGATATGAAGTGGAAAGCAAACATTATTTTTGAAACAGATCAAGTTAATTTAAATGCTGCATCTGGTTCAATTTTTAAATTTTTTGTAACAGATTATAAAATAACATTACTACAGAATAATAATGAGAAATAG
- the ftsY gene encoding signal recognition particle-docking protein FtsY: MSSWLNKLTAAVSKTTNKLTVQITKLFSEKTITKESIEQLEEVLLSADFGVTATNNIIENFKTIKFNKNIQLDDIKSELAKSIIKFAFPNGNPELHIKPDVLNVMIICGINGNGKTTTIGKLSHYYNLQGQKIAIAACDTFRAAATEQLEVWANRSGSYLFKGNPGADPASVAYQAVSWAIDNKINILFIDTAGRLHNHKNLMDQLKKIKKVINQYHSSSVCYTLLTLDATNGQNAFTQVEQFQDIVLLDGVIITKLDSTSKAGVAVGIAEKFKIPIYFIGIGEQIDDIKEFNASDFVNAILAGLTQKNKNM; the protein is encoded by the coding sequence ATGTCATCCTGGCTTAATAAGCTTACTGCAGCTGTTAGCAAGACAACTAATAAGCTTACAGTACAAATTACTAAACTTTTTTCTGAAAAAACTATAACCAAAGAATCTATTGAACAGCTAGAAGAGGTTTTATTAAGTGCTGATTTTGGTGTTACAGCTACTAATAATATTATCGAAAATTTTAAAACGATTAAATTTAATAAGAATATTCAGTTAGATGATATTAAATCAGAGCTAGCAAAATCAATTATAAAATTTGCTTTTCCAAACGGAAATCCTGAACTACATATTAAGCCAGATGTACTTAATGTAATGATTATATGTGGAATTAATGGTAATGGTAAAACTACAACTATTGGTAAATTATCACATTACTATAACTTGCAAGGACAAAAAATAGCTATAGCTGCTTGTGATACTTTTAGGGCTGCAGCAACAGAGCAGCTAGAAGTATGGGCAAATAGGTCAGGTAGCTATCTATTTAAAGGAAATCCAGGAGCAGATCCTGCAAGTGTAGCATATCAAGCTGTTAGTTGGGCAATAGATAATAAAATTAACATATTGTTTATTGATACAGCTGGTAGACTTCATAATCATAAAAATTTAATGGATCAATTAAAAAAGATCAAAAAGGTTATTAATCAGTATCATAGTAGTTCTGTATGTTATACTTTACTTACTCTAGATGCTACTAATGGGCAAAATGCCTTTACTCAAGTTGAGCAATTTCAAGATATTGTATTATTAGATGGAGTAATTATTACAAAACTTGATAGTACATCAAAAGCAGGAGTGGCTGTAGGGATAGCTGAAAAGTTTAAAATTCCTATTTATTTTATTGGTATAGGGGAACAAATTGATGATATTAAGGAATTTAATGCTAGTGATTTTGTAAATGCAATATTAGCAGGGCTTACACAAAAGAATAAAAATATGTAG
- a CDS encoding transporter associated domain-containing protein — MQLKPLDKKAKKHFIAYYITALKNWCFQILSRFRLMYNAKYRELYHIIQDLEINGNKMSIREQMLLSNFLKCYNKSLEEIMIPRSDIKAIKLPLTLDKLKSIITHTYHTRILVYENNLDTILGFVHIRDLLPILLDDKNFTLNSILRQPIIAAQSMKVLDLLSVMQRKKTYISIVVDEYGGTDGIVTTEDIIEKIFDGIDQEDSSYFDARPEFIYQVVDQQTIITSARVRIETLEKAIGIQLKQEEDECNTIGGLVLTRIGHMPSVGFVVNINKNIQAEIVDATPRILKQIKLTIQDYEKSNIL, encoded by the coding sequence ATGCAACTTAAACCTTTAGATAAAAAGGCAAAAAAGCACTTTATTGCCTATTATATAACAGCATTAAAAAACTGGTGTTTCCAAATTTTAAGCAGGTTTCGGCTTATGTATAATGCTAAGTATAGGGAATTATATCATATTATTCAGGACCTTGAAATTAATGGTAATAAGATGTCTATAAGAGAGCAGATGTTACTCAGCAATTTCCTAAAATGCTATAACAAAAGCTTAGAAGAGATCATGATACCTAGATCTGATATTAAAGCAATTAAACTACCACTTACTCTTGATAAGTTAAAATCAATCATTACTCATACTTATCATACTCGTATATTAGTATATGAGAATAATCTTGATACTATTCTTGGGTTTGTACATATAAGAGATTTACTGCCTATATTGCTGGATGATAAGAACTTTACATTAAATTCCATTTTACGCCAACCTATTATTGCTGCTCAATCAATGAAAGTACTAGATTTGCTATCTGTTATGCAAAGAAAAAAAACATATATATCAATAGTAGTTGATGAATATGGTGGAACAGATGGCATAGTAACTACTGAAGATATTATAGAAAAAATATTTGATGGCATTGATCAGGAAGATAGTAGTTACTTTGATGCAAGGCCAGAATTTATATATCAAGTAGTTGATCAGCAAACTATTATTACAAGTGCGAGAGTAAGAATTGAAACATTAGAAAAAGCTATCGGCATTCAATTAAAACAAGAAGAAGATGAATGTAATACTATTGGTGGCCTAGTACTTACTCGAATAGGACATATGCCATCTGTAGGTTTTGTTGTAAACATTAACAAAAATATACAAGCTGAAATTGTTGATGCTACTCCTCGTATATTAAAACAAATTAAATTGACTATTCAAGATTACGAAAAATCTAATATCTTATAG